The following are from one region of the Stanieria cyanosphaera PCC 7437 genome:
- a CDS encoding response regulator transcription factor, which yields MGHALIVDDSATERAILTSCLEQMGISVLIATSGEEALEKIQQALPDLIVLDIVLPGRSGFEICRELKGETNTSKIPIILCSTKGTEMDKFWGKKQGADAYIPKPVDQEELVRTVRALIQS from the coding sequence ATGGGACACGCCCTAATCGTTGATGATTCTGCTACGGAAAGAGCTATTTTAACCAGTTGTCTTGAACAAATGGGTATTTCTGTTTTAATCGCTACTAGTGGAGAAGAAGCCTTAGAAAAGATTCAACAAGCTCTTCCAGATCTGATTGTTTTAGATATTGTTTTACCCGGACGTAGTGGTTTTGAAATTTGTCGAGAACTTAAAGGAGAAACCAATACAAGTAAAATCCCGATTATTTTGTGTTCAACTAAAGGAACTGAAATGGATAAATTTTGGGGCAAAAAACAGGGCGCAGATGCCTATATACCTAAACCAGTAGATCAAGAAGAGTTGGTGCGCACAGTTAGAGCATTAATTCAAAGTTAA
- a CDS encoding methyl-accepting chemotaxis protein has protein sequence MTQTPVQLKNSHQSLLSVDEFSALQNNQITSKKSVQKNNLSLSKKLLLIILPTALGSLAFSNLINYLQIQEQTEAKVKLQLENEVIFVGETTTQLVQEKFNIDKTLELISTSLSKTDANLASRSLQIISAQTEVALQTINGQEINQNQEIIGGKNLIATAKLIQSNNVESLENQLKQQDLYQKIIVNQAKSVVSFIYQNRFYTFFPIANTDLVAVSSLDLSELAKYNQELRANLIFQNLLLGTIVTIIIVLATSQIVKPLSNLVKSSEKVFLGELNLLVQGKDTLETQSLRHNFNNLIIKFQQLLQKQKTEAQQAKILKEIIIKTNQSLDDLILKETLVQQINLALKTDRVVYCQINNLQQGEIVAESITTNYASILGNSFKVEDYLPKNRFSIVQNIERIETALLSKSQQQQLQSWQVQAMLVAPVLVNQKLDGFLMIQSCATPRHWQPQEIDFVEQIAYQLSFAATRDFLLQQQQNADLKQNQAQEKLKQEVLNLIQKIQSLYSGDLTLRANLTSDEIGKIAEAYNMSIENLQQLISNFKTTVAYVEENAIENQQIIQNLTTETVQNAAKINQTQKEIQLLNEANYLVKTHASQAEVIAKQANLKISAGNFAIASTVEEINFIQETVDVASEKIKLLGDSSQEISQAVNLIARFAAQTHLLALKASIEAARAGEQGRGFAVIADEVRTLATQSAGASAEIENLVAKIQQETQAVVEVMAKGTNQVKTGAELVQQTRQSLSQVANATSELQQLVDEIALASHQQIVNSESVMHNITDAAMTATQNTQSVTQLSASLCQLSEVTEQLKQHFGKFKT, from the coding sequence ATGACTCAGACTCCTGTACAACTTAAAAATTCTCATCAAAGTTTACTTTCTGTGGATGAGTTTTCTGCTCTTCAGAATAATCAAATTACTTCTAAAAAATCTGTTCAAAAAAATAACCTTAGTTTATCAAAAAAATTATTATTAATTATTTTACCTACTGCATTAGGAAGTTTAGCTTTTTCTAATTTAATTAATTATCTTCAGATTCAAGAACAAACAGAAGCAAAAGTTAAATTGCAACTAGAAAATGAAGTTATTTTTGTTGGGGAAACTACTACTCAACTTGTTCAGGAAAAATTTAATATCGACAAAACACTTGAATTAATTAGCACTAGTTTATCTAAAACTGATGCAAATTTAGCATCTCGTAGTCTTCAAATCATTTCAGCACAGACAGAAGTTGCTTTACAAACTATTAATGGTCAAGAAATTAATCAAAATCAAGAAATTATTGGGGGTAAAAATTTAATTGCTACTGCTAAATTAATTCAATCAAATAATGTCGAATCACTCGAAAATCAATTAAAACAACAAGACCTTTATCAAAAAATTATTGTCAATCAAGCCAAATCAGTTGTATCTTTCATTTATCAAAATCGTTTTTATACTTTCTTTCCTATTGCTAACACTGATTTAGTAGCAGTTTCTTCACTTGATTTATCAGAACTAGCAAAATATAATCAAGAATTAAGAGCAAATTTGATTTTTCAAAATTTATTATTAGGAACAATAGTAACTATAATTATTGTCTTGGCTACTAGTCAAATTGTAAAACCTTTAAGTAATTTAGTTAAATCTAGCGAAAAAGTATTTTTAGGGGAGCTTAATTTATTAGTTCAAGGCAAAGATACTTTAGAAACCCAAAGCTTAAGGCATAATTTTAATAATTTAATTATTAAGTTTCAACAATTATTACAAAAACAAAAAACCGAAGCTCAACAAGCAAAAATTCTTAAAGAAATTATTATTAAAACCAATCAGTCTTTAGATGATCTAATTCTTAAAGAAACTCTTGTTCAACAAATTAATCTAGCACTTAAAACAGACAGAGTAGTCTATTGCCAAATTAATAATTTACAACAAGGGGAAATTGTTGCTGAATCAATAACTACTAACTATGCTTCAATTTTAGGAAATTCATTCAAAGTTGAAGATTACCTGCCAAAAAATCGATTTAGTATAGTTCAAAATATAGAAAGAATTGAAACAGCTTTACTATCAAAATCTCAGCAGCAACAATTACAATCATGGCAAGTACAAGCAATGTTAGTTGCACCAGTATTAGTTAATCAAAAATTAGATGGATTTTTGATGATTCAAAGTTGTGCCACTCCCCGTCATTGGCAACCACAAGAAATCGATTTTGTTGAGCAAATAGCTTATCAATTAAGTTTTGCTGCAACTCGTGATTTTCTTTTACAACAACAACAAAATGCTGACTTAAAACAAAATCAAGCTCAAGAAAAATTAAAACAAGAAGTATTAAATTTAATCCAAAAAATTCAAAGTTTGTACTCAGGAGATTTAACTTTAAGAGCTAATCTTACTAGTGATGAGATTGGCAAAATTGCTGAAGCTTACAACATGAGTATTGAAAATTTACAACAACTGATTTCTAATTTTAAAACTACAGTTGCTTATGTCGAAGAAAATGCTATAGAAAATCAACAAATAATTCAAAACTTGACCACAGAAACAGTCCAAAACGCAGCAAAAATTAATCAAACCCAAAAAGAAATTCAACTGCTTAATGAAGCCAATTATCTGGTTAAGACTCATGCTTCTCAAGCCGAAGTAATTGCTAAACAAGCTAATCTAAAAATTTCAGCAGGAAATTTCGCGATCGCTAGTACCGTAGAAGAAATTAATTTCATTCAAGAAACCGTAGATGTCGCTTCTGAAAAAATAAAACTTTTAGGAGATTCTTCGCAAGAAATTTCTCAAGCAGTTAATCTAATTGCTCGTTTTGCTGCTCAAACTCATTTACTTGCCCTGAAAGCGTCGATTGAAGCAGCTAGAGCAGGAGAACAAGGTAGAGGTTTTGCTGTCATTGCAGATGAAGTCAGAACCCTTGCCACTCAGTCAGCAGGAGCGAGTGCGGAAATTGAAAATTTAGTAGCCAAAATCCAGCAAGAAACTCAAGCAGTAGTTGAAGTCATGGCAAAAGGTACTAATCAAGTGAAAACAGGAGCAGAATTAGTTCAACAAACTCGTCAAAGCCTAAGTCAAGTAGCTAATGCAACTAGTGAACTTCAACAGTTAGTTGACGAGATCGCTCTTGCTTCTCATCAACAGATAGTCAATTCTGAATCAGTTATGCACAATATTACCGATGCAGCTATGACTGCTACCCAAAATACTCAATCAGTAACTCAATTATCAGCTTCGCTCTGCCAATTGAGTGAAGTAACGGAACAATTAAAACAACATTTTGGCAAGTTTAAAACCTAG
- a CDS encoding hybrid sensor histidine kinase/response regulator: MSLNPDIRDQAYRFFIEEAQELLQVLETGLLNLREDHSTPRVHELMRAAHSIKGGAASIELDAIKTLAHRLEDFFKALYSEKVNFDPELENLLLQAYDCLKNPLVEQMEMGSFDAEFALVTAEPIFAQLETLLGDALQESDNYIPSANDLGVDIVASIFEVDVAQSLTHLYEVLTNPDNYDVIGELNAQIDLLNGFAELFNLSGFAEILQAATTALNLYPELKLDILQLTIADCQQAREQVLAGDRKRGGEPSPTLLALTESNVHNNFVSEDLFQSTITPQNELSTTNDFSFENLFDEIVDQPNTVGETISENLTDNFSVNQEVILDSAIDSHNSLLDDVFGSVEVQTETDLGFTQNLETNPSLDDVFGSVEVQTETDLGLPQNVENNPSLDDVFGAVDLTNNEQEKPQSSQVNELPPQNLEAAIESIEQIFEHLPSLEEDTTSLLPTTKQNQPLKVQSKPVQVSTNQPVVPTHLTVRVGLDRLERMNNLIGELVINRNSLSLQNEQLQDNLQVLVRKFFRFQDTTIKLRDLSDRLLIESERYNLAHPQINSRQVGEATDFDSLEMDSYGHLHSLLQGILEEMLQLEESVEDITLFAKQSNQTIEQQRQMLSQMRDELMWARMLPLEQILQRFPRTLRDLSNQYGKPVNLSMTGTGVLVDKAVLEKLYDPLLHLLRNAFDHGIETPEIRQQQGKSEQGQIEIHAYYQGNQTVIEVKDDGQGLNLTKIANKAVKQGLLSTEEATHARKQELFNLIFESGFSTADRVSEISGRGVGMNVVRSQILALKGTIEVNSVPGKGTTFTLRLPLTLTIAKLLVVSLGSTAFALPSDNIEEIIIPTEEQIKVSSRKRFFLLKQQLIPIYSLKEVLHYNCILPPVNLRSKAFETVAAPKDWGLPLLLLRQGQQLFALEIDSLITEQELVIKPFGKVLTPPSYIYGCTIMGDGTLIPVINGNVLIDRIQGNDTTRTTTPLFSNISVASEELTETTAELDHSILSTESTNILPATSKTIQSPTIMIVDDSTALRRTMALSLEKSGYRVVQAKDGREALEQYRKNSAIALIVCDIEMPNMNGFEFLGVRRRDSELSNIPIVMLTSRSGVKHRSLAMQLGANAYFTKPYIEQEFLVELKKILNPSVQKTIAIPKTLPTQTILVIDDSSALRKTMALSLEKKGYRVLQARDGQEGLEQLKQNPQVNLVICDVEMPNMNGFEFLTARRQEVKLAKIPVAMLTSRTNEKHRNLAQQLGAIAYFTKPYVEEEFFPAILNLIRN, encoded by the coding sequence ATGTCTCTTAATCCTGATATCCGCGATCAAGCTTATCGGTTTTTTATCGAAGAAGCTCAAGAACTGTTGCAGGTACTAGAAACAGGTTTACTTAATCTGCGCGAAGATCATAGTACGCCTAGGGTTCACGAGTTGATGCGTGCTGCTCATTCAATTAAAGGAGGGGCAGCTAGTATTGAATTAGATGCGATTAAAACCTTAGCCCATCGTTTAGAAGATTTTTTTAAAGCTCTTTATAGTGAAAAAGTTAACTTCGATCCTGAACTAGAAAATTTACTTCTACAGGCATACGATTGCTTGAAAAATCCTTTGGTTGAACAAATGGAAATGGGCAGTTTTGACGCAGAATTTGCCTTAGTTACTGCCGAACCAATCTTTGCTCAGTTAGAAACTCTGTTAGGAGATGCTTTACAAGAATCCGATAATTATATTCCTAGTGCTAATGATTTAGGAGTCGATATTGTTGCTTCTATCTTTGAAGTAGATGTAGCCCAATCTCTTACTCATCTCTACGAAGTATTAACTAATCCTGACAACTATGATGTGATTGGTGAATTGAATGCACAAATCGATCTACTCAACGGATTTGCCGAACTATTTAATTTGTCTGGCTTTGCCGAAATTCTTCAAGCTGCTACTACTGCACTCAATCTATATCCAGAACTAAAACTAGACATTCTGCAACTAACGATCGCTGATTGTCAACAAGCAAGAGAACAAGTTTTAGCAGGCGATCGCAAAAGAGGTGGAGAACCATCTCCTACTTTATTGGCACTTACGGAAAGTAACGTTCATAATAATTTTGTTAGTGAGGATTTATTTCAATCGACAATTACCCCACAGAACGAATTATCTACCACTAATGATTTTTCTTTTGAAAATTTATTTGACGAAATTGTAGATCAACCTAATACTGTGGGAGAAACGATTAGCGAAAACTTGACTGATAATTTTTCTGTTAATCAAGAGGTGATTTTAGATAGTGCCATTGATAGTCATAATTCTTTGCTAGACGATGTTTTTGGTTCAGTTGAAGTTCAAACAGAAACAGATCTAGGATTTACTCAAAATCTTGAAACCAATCCTTCTTTAGACGATGTTTTTGGTTCAGTTGAAGTTCAAACAGAAACAGATTTAGGATTACCTCAAAATGTAGAAAATAATCCCTCTTTAGATGATGTTTTCGGTGCGGTTGATTTAACTAACAACGAGCAAGAAAAACCACAATCTTCTCAAGTAAATGAACTTCCTCCACAAAATCTAGAAGCAGCAATTGAATCAATTGAACAAATTTTTGAACATTTACCTTCTTTAGAAGAAGATACTACTTCCCTTTTGCCTACAACCAAGCAAAATCAACCTCTTAAAGTTCAATCAAAACCAGTTCAAGTCAGTACAAATCAACCTGTTGTTCCTACCCATTTGACTGTGAGAGTTGGGTTAGATCGTTTAGAACGGATGAATAATCTGATTGGTGAATTAGTAATTAATCGGAATAGTTTATCTTTGCAAAACGAGCAGCTACAAGATAACTTACAAGTATTAGTTCGTAAATTTTTCCGTTTTCAAGACACTACAATCAAATTAAGAGATTTATCCGATCGCTTGTTAATTGAGTCAGAACGCTACAATTTAGCTCATCCTCAAATTAATTCTCGGCAAGTCGGAGAAGCAACAGATTTTGATTCTTTGGAAATGGATAGTTATGGTCATTTGCACTCTTTGCTACAAGGCATTTTAGAAGAAATGTTGCAGCTAGAAGAAAGTGTCGAAGACATTACTTTGTTTGCTAAACAATCTAATCAAACCATCGAACAACAGCGTCAAATGCTGTCACAGATGCGTGATGAGTTGATGTGGGCAAGAATGTTGCCTTTAGAGCAAATTTTGCAACGTTTTCCTCGAACTTTACGGGATTTATCCAATCAATACGGAAAACCAGTTAATCTCAGTATGACTGGCACAGGAGTTTTAGTTGATAAAGCAGTTTTAGAAAAACTATACGATCCTCTCTTGCATTTATTACGGAATGCTTTCGATCACGGCATTGAAACTCCAGAAATCCGCCAACAGCAAGGTAAATCTGAACAAGGACAAATTGAAATTCATGCTTATTATCAAGGTAACCAGACTGTAATTGAAGTCAAAGATGATGGTCAAGGGTTAAATTTAACCAAAATTGCTAATAAAGCAGTCAAACAAGGATTATTATCGACCGAAGAAGCTACGCACGCTCGAAAACAAGAATTATTCAATTTGATTTTTGAATCAGGTTTTTCAACAGCGGATCGAGTTAGCGAAATTTCTGGCAGAGGGGTAGGGATGAATGTGGTTCGTTCTCAAATCTTGGCACTCAAAGGAACAATTGAGGTTAATTCTGTGCCAGGTAAAGGAACAACTTTTACCCTGAGATTGCCTCTAACTTTAACTATTGCCAAATTGCTAGTTGTTTCTCTGGGTTCAACAGCTTTTGCCTTGCCTTCCGATAACATTGAGGAAATTATTATCCCTACTGAGGAACAAATAAAAGTTTCAAGTCGCAAAAGATTTTTCTTATTGAAGCAGCAATTAATCCCAATTTATAGTCTTAAGGAAGTACTTCACTACAATTGTATACTTCCTCCAGTTAACTTAAGAAGCAAAGCTTTTGAAACGGTTGCTGCACCTAAAGATTGGGGATTACCTCTGTTGCTTTTGCGTCAAGGACAACAACTATTTGCTTTAGAAATTGACTCTTTAATTACCGAACAAGAATTAGTTATTAAACCTTTTGGGAAAGTATTGACACCTCCTAGTTATATTTATGGTTGTACGATCATGGGAGATGGTACTTTGATTCCTGTGATCAATGGCAATGTTTTAATTGACCGAATTCAAGGCAACGATACCACTAGAACTACTACTCCTTTATTTAGCAATATTTCTGTTGCCTCAGAAGAATTAACAGAAACAACAGCAGAATTAGATCATTCAATACTTTCAACAGAATCAACTAATATTCTTCCAGCTACAAGCAAGACGATTCAATCACCAACTATTATGATTGTCGACGACTCTACTGCTTTAAGGCGAACTATGGCTTTAAGTCTGGAAAAAAGTGGTTATCGCGTAGTTCAAGCTAAAGACGGAAGAGAGGCTTTAGAACAATATCGCAAAAATTCTGCGATCGCTTTGATCGTTTGTGATATTGAAATGCCTAATATGAATGGCTTTGAATTTTTAGGAGTGCGTCGTCGTGATTCTGAATTAAGCAATATTCCTATTGTGATGCTGACTTCTCGTAGTGGAGTCAAACATCGAAGTTTGGCGATGCAATTAGGAGCTAATGCCTATTTTACCAAGCCTTATATCGAACAAGAATTTCTCGTCGAACTCAAAAAAATCTTAAACCCTTCTGTGCAGAAAACTATTGCTATTCCCAAAACTCTACCAACTCAAACCATTTTAGTCATTGATGATTCTTCAGCTTTAAGAAAAACCATGGCATTAAGTTTAGAAAAGAAGGGTTATCGAGTTTTACAAGCTAGAGATGGACAAGAAGGTTTAGAACAACTCAAACAAAATCCTCAAGTCAACTTAGTTATTTGTGATGTTGAAATGCCTAATATGAACGGTTTTGAGTTTTTAACCGCTCGCCGTCAAGAAGTAAAGTTAGCCAAAATTCCTGTAGCAATGCTTACTTCACGCACCAACGAAAAACATCGTAATTTAGCTCAACAATTAGGAGCAATAGCTTATTTTACTAAACCCTATGTCGAAGAAGAGTTCTTCCCAGCCATTCTTAATCTGATTCGTAATTAA
- a CDS encoding chemotaxis protein CheW: MSDFTSNQNLLFSDSEAMPHQAKQQQFLKFYLEPDTKIMLPVEQITEVLKIDLIQIIPIPEMPAWVMGVHNWRGEILWMLDLGNLIGLNAWYEQENTTPNCTAIVLSTKTTEQIKEQQSEKTSLGLVVTRVEDIEWCNPDLVQSPPGAAITTEIAPFLRGYWLREDGEMILTLDGNAILAAMFKI, encoded by the coding sequence GTGTCAGATTTTACCAGTAATCAAAATTTATTATTTTCTGATTCAGAGGCTATGCCTCATCAAGCTAAACAGCAGCAATTTTTGAAATTTTATCTTGAACCTGACACCAAAATTATGCTCCCTGTCGAGCAAATCACTGAAGTTCTCAAAATTGATCTCATTCAAATTATTCCAATTCCCGAAATGCCCGCTTGGGTTATGGGAGTTCATAATTGGCGGGGTGAAATTCTTTGGATGCTTGATTTAGGTAATTTAATTGGATTGAATGCTTGGTACGAACAAGAAAATACTACTCCTAATTGTACCGCGATCGTTTTGTCTACCAAAACAACTGAGCAAATTAAGGAACAACAGAGCGAAAAAACTAGCTTGGGATTAGTTGTTACTAGAGTAGAAGATATTGAATGGTGTAATCCTGATTTGGTTCAATCTCCTCCTGGTGCTGCAATTACTACTGAAATAGCACCATTTTTGCGAGGTTATTGGCTCAGAGAAGATGGCGAAATGATTTTAACTCTCGATGGCAATGCTATTTTAGCTGCTATGTTTAAAATTTAA
- a CDS encoding methyl-accepting chemotaxis protein → MTQIPPRFNNEVDSLFSNSINYSKYSQVKKNYHAWLKQFYNLSINRKTSLIPWLSFAALALVLGIGTIILRQSLQAQLFQQAQLGTKTIEALIPEDFVNGKSQIVKNVVGAFNDNDTYSAIYLRQSTGEFILASSLTKTNQSLIAENLLLNRVSKQPKQILTQIGKVNNQKYALAAKAITNFKGEIVGVIVYGSSTNEINSILWRSILIQLILALIVIILLLLFTRILASAIAIPIQQLQQVTQDFSEGNLKARATVGTTDEIGLLASTFNILADSIETNEEKLRQEAQSSRILKEIAVRIAQVFQLKEIFQIAVTESQVALAADRVIYYQFDDDWQGKVVAEAVAAGYPEIKGSGLNDPCFAEQYAQQYQNGRIQTIANLDQADLSDCYLQMLAPFAVRAVMTVGVVTGEKLIGLLIAHQCAEPRTWQEQDIDLLVQVASQISNAFERVKLLQQQQIAQDRERKAKEELQQRALELLMEVDPVSRGDLTIRAQVKEDEIGTIADSYNATIESLRKLVTKVKTAAQQVATTTSTKEIFIQELSAGASAQTKEINTALERIKTMTASIQAVAANAEAAEAAVRQATATVETGDQIMNRTVDGFVAIRETVAETAKKVKRLGESSQKISKVVNLIGNFADQTNLLALNASIEAAHAGEEGRGFAVVAEEVRSLARQSAEATAEIETLVAAIQAETNEVVAAMEAGTEQVVTGTKLIDETRMSLNQITTVSHQINQLVNAIAQATIEQSKDSEVVSQTMSQVATVSEQTEIEAIQVSNLFKELLTVAQELQESVSKFKVN, encoded by the coding sequence ATGACTCAAATTCCTCCTCGATTTAATAATGAGGTAGATTCACTTTTTTCTAACTCAATCAATTACTCAAAATATAGTCAAGTAAAAAAAAATTATCATGCTTGGCTCAAGCAATTTTATAATCTTTCTATTAATCGGAAAACAAGTTTAATTCCTTGGTTAAGTTTTGCTGCTTTGGCTTTAGTTTTGGGTATTGGAACAATCATTCTTCGTCAAAGTTTACAAGCTCAATTATTTCAACAAGCTCAATTAGGAACAAAAACAATTGAAGCTTTAATTCCAGAAGATTTTGTGAATGGAAAATCTCAAATTGTTAAAAATGTAGTCGGTGCTTTTAATGACAATGATACTTATAGTGCAATTTACTTGCGTCAATCTACTGGAGAATTTATTTTAGCTAGTTCTCTTACCAAAACTAATCAATCTTTAATTGCTGAGAATTTATTACTAAATCGAGTCAGCAAACAACCAAAACAAATTCTTACTCAAATAGGTAAAGTAAACAATCAAAAATATGCTTTGGCTGCCAAAGCTATTACCAATTTTAAGGGTGAAATAGTAGGAGTAATCGTCTATGGTAGTTCAACCAATGAGATTAATAGTATTCTTTGGCGCAGTATTTTAATTCAATTAATTTTAGCTTTAATAGTAATAATTTTACTATTGTTATTTACTAGAATTTTAGCTAGCGCGATCGCAATTCCGATTCAACAATTACAGCAAGTTACTCAAGATTTTTCTGAAGGTAATCTTAAAGCTAGAGCTACTGTTGGAACTACTGATGAAATTGGTTTGCTTGCTAGTACTTTCAATATCCTAGCTGATTCGATTGAAACAAACGAAGAAAAATTAAGACAAGAGGCTCAAAGCTCTCGTATTTTAAAGGAAATAGCTGTTCGCATCGCTCAAGTTTTCCAATTGAAAGAAATTTTTCAAATAGCGGTTACAGAGAGTCAAGTAGCATTAGCAGCAGATCGAGTAATCTATTATCAGTTTGATGATGATTGGCAAGGGAAAGTTGTTGCTGAAGCAGTTGCAGCAGGATATCCCGAAATTAAAGGAAGCGGTCTTAACGATCCTTGTTTTGCCGAACAATATGCACAACAATATCAAAATGGTCGCATTCAAACTATCGCTAATCTTGATCAAGCAGATTTAAGCGATTGTTATTTACAAATGTTAGCACCTTTTGCTGTTCGAGCGGTGATGACTGTTGGTGTAGTAACTGGTGAGAAATTGATTGGTTTGTTGATTGCTCATCAATGTGCTGAACCTAGAACGTGGCAAGAGCAAGATATTGATTTGTTAGTGCAAGTTGCTAGTCAAATTAGTAATGCATTTGAGCGAGTAAAATTACTTCAGCAGCAACAAATCGCTCAAGATCGAGAACGAAAAGCAAAAGAAGAACTACAACAAAGAGCTTTAGAATTATTAATGGAAGTAGATCCCGTTAGTAGAGGGGATTTGACGATCCGCGCTCAAGTCAAAGAAGACGAAATTGGCACGATCGCTGACTCTTATAATGCTACGATTGAAAGTCTACGGAAGTTAGTAACTAAAGTTAAAACTGCTGCTCAACAAGTTGCTACTACTACTAGTACTAAAGAAATATTTATTCAAGAGCTATCTGCTGGCGCGTCTGCTCAAACCAAAGAAATTAATACTGCTCTAGAACGAATTAAAACTATGACAGCATCAATCCAAGCAGTAGCAGCTAATGCTGAAGCTGCCGAAGCTGCGGTTCGACAGGCAACTGCTACGGTTGAGACGGGAGATCAGATTATGAACCGAACTGTTGATGGATTTGTGGCAATTCGGGAAACAGTAGCTGAAACTGCCAAAAAAGTAAAACGTTTAGGGGAATCTTCGCAAAAAATCTCCAAAGTAGTCAACTTAATTGGTAACTTTGCCGATCAAACTAATTTACTTGCTCTCAATGCTTCTATTGAAGCTGCTCATGCTGGAGAAGAAGGAAGAGGTTTTGCAGTAGTAGCAGAAGAAGTGCGATCGCTTGCTCGTCAATCGGCAGAAGCAACGGCAGAAATTGAAACTTTGGTGGCAGCAATTCAAGCAGAAACGAATGAAGTAGTGGCAGCGATGGAAGCAGGTACTGAACAAGTAGTGACGGGAACTAAATTAATTGATGAAACTCGGATGTCTTTGAATCAAATTACTACGGTTAGTCATCAAATAAATCAATTAGTTAATGCGATCGCTCAAGCTACTATCGAACAATCAAAAGACTCTGAAGTAGTGAGTCAAACAATGTCACAAGTGGCAACGGTTTCGGAACAAACCGAGATTGAAGCGATCCAAGTATCAAACTTATTCAAAGAATTATTAACTGTAGCTCAAGAGTTACAAGAAAGTGTTAGTAAATTCAAAGTTAACTAG